The Candidatus Equadaptatus faecalis genome includes the window TTGCCGCTGCGCACAAGCGCTGCGATTTCTTCGCAGCGTTCCGTTTCGTTATGCTCGTGGCAGGAAATCAGCGGCTTTTTTATGTCGTAGTGATTGAGCAGCTGCAGTGTATGGCGGGTATCCTCGCACGCAATAACGTCGGCTTCACGCAGTATGCGCAAACCTCTGAGCGTCATGTCTTCCAAATTTCCAACGGGCGTCGGGACAACTGTCAGCGGCATTTTTATCTCCTTTACAGCGAGTAATTTTCAAGCATTTCTTCTGTTTCTTTTCCGTCCGCGTCAAGAACAAAAAGCGGGGGCAGAACGGACGTTCCTTTTTTTGCGGCGCGTACAGCTTCTATCAAAACCACCGAGGCTTCCGACCGCGGTTTCGGATAAACAAAACGGACTTTTTTCACACTGATATTGCTGTTTTCAAGCAGTTCAAAAAGCTCTGCCGAACGCTGCGCGGCCATAATAATATTAAGTCTGCCCCTGTTTTTCAGCAGATAGCGCGAGGCTGAGACAACGTCCTCAAGGCTGCAGTCCGTTCCCTGACGTGCTGATGCCACGGCTGACGACGGACTTACCCTGCTGCTTGAAGCCGCCTCAAAATACGGCGGATTTACCACTACTCTGTCAAAGCTCTGCGGAGCGGCTATTTTTTTGTATTCCTTCAGGTCTGCCGCTTCAAATTCAGCGCTTACACCGTTGAACGCGGCGTTTTCTTTCGCCAGCTCAATCAGGTGCGGCTGAATGTCTATTCCTTTAACGGCAAAACCGCGTTTTGCGAGTATCAGAGAAATTGCCCCGTGCGCACAGCCGAGTTCAAGAATTTTTTCATCTTTTTTCGGCGATACAAAATGCGCCAAAAGTATCGTGTCAATATTGACGCGAAGCCCTTCTTTGGCGTCAGGCTGTCTGATTTTCAGAGCGCCGCGGAGCAGTTCCTCATATTTTTCCATTACGCCCAGTCTTCCATGCGGACACCTACGACCTGAGACAGTCCGGGTTCCTGCAGGGTTACGCCGTACAGAACATCAGCGCGTTCCATCGTAATTCTGCGGTGCGTCATGCAAAGTATCTGTCTGCGCTGTGCGTATTCCTTTACAAGATTGGACAGTCTGCGCAGGTTGACTTCGTCAAGGGCGGCGTCAACCTCGTCAAGAACTGCCATAGGGCAGTTGGCGACTTCCATTGAAGCAAATAGCAAAGCTATTGCCGCAAGCGATTTTTCGCCTCCGGAGAGCTGTGCTATGCCGAGCGGATGCTTTCCGGGCGGACGGGCGATTACGTCAACACCCGTTTCCCATATCGTCGGTGCGTCGGTCATTTCAAGGTGCGCCTCTCCTCCGCCGAACAGCGTACGGAAAATCGAGCAGAATTTGTCGTCAACCTGCTGAAGCGCGTCAGTAAATATCTGCTGTGCTTTGTTGTCCGCTTCGGTAATAAGGCGGTTGAGTTCGTCCGCGCTCTTCTTGACGTCGGACATGTGCTCTCCCATAAAGCCGAGTCTCTGCTGCAAATTGTCATCTTCGGAGAGAACACCCATGTTAACGTCACCGTACTGCTTTATTTTTCTGTCTCCGTCGCGGATTTTTCTGCGGAGTTCCTCAAGGTTCACGTCATCAGGAAGCACTTCGCTGCCAGGGTAAGGGTATTTTTCTTCCCAGCTGGAGATCATTTCTTCGATTTCTTTCTGGAGCGCCTCGCGTTTGGCTTCCACAGAGGCATATTTGTCCATTGCGGCGCGCATGCGCAGTTCGGCATTCTGTATGCGTACCGTGCAGTATTTATGATTTTCCTCAAGCTTTGAATAGCCGCCTACGCGCCTGTTTATCTCGGCAAGCAGTTCCTGTCTGCGGTTATGAATATTAAGACATTCTTTGCCTATCTGCGACAGTGCCGCTTTGTCCTGAAGACATCTGTAATCAAGCTCGGAAAGCTCTTCGTCAAGCGTTCCTATTTTTCCTTCTTCGGAGCGTATTTCATTGTTTATACGCTCAATAAGAGCAAAACGGGCACTTGCGCGTTCAGCCGCGACCGCGACCTCCGAGCGCAGCTTTTCGCGTTCTTCAATAAGCTTGCGGTCATCGTCCACTTCGCCCTGTTCGTCCCAGCGTCTTTCTACCTCTTCCATTGCGGTGAGAATTTCCTGCCAGTGCTGGCCTTCGCTTTTTATTGATTCGAGTATGCGTGCCTTTTCGCCTTCCATGCGTTTCTGTTCTTTTGCATAGCTTTCCCTGCGGTCTGCAAGCAGGGCGATTTTGCCGTCAAACTCACGGATTTTTCTCGTGTATTCTTCGTTCTGCTCGGAAACCTTCATTTCTTCGGCTTCCTGTTTCTTGTATTCCCTGCCAAGTTCTTCAGACATGCGCGAAGCATCTGCCGCTTCTTTTTCAAGCACCGAAAGCTGCGCTTTCAGTTTGATTGCGCGTCCGCTGTCCGTGCGTTTTCCTCCGGAAACCGTGCCTCCGGGCTGGAAAACGTCGCCCTCCAGAGAGACGACAGGCCCTCTGAAGCCTTCACGCACCAGCTGTTTACCGGTATCGAAATCTTCAACCACCAGGAGATCGCCCATAATGTGCTGAATTGCAGGAAGCCAATGGTCTTCAACCTGAATAAGGTCCATTGCCCAGCCGACAACTCCGCGCACCGGCATTGCAAAATCCATATTTGGGAAACGAGGCTTGCAGCGTTCGAGAGGCAGACAGGTAACGCGGCCTCCGTTGTTCTGTTTCAGTTTGTCAATACAGCGTCCCGCTTCTTCGATATTCTCGACAAGCAGATGGAACTGCTTTGCTCCGAGAAACGCTTCGAATGCTGTTGAAAGCGAATTTTCGCAGCTGAAAACGTCAATAACCGCCCGCGGCACCGC containing:
- a CDS encoding methyltransferase domain-containing protein; this encodes MEKYEELLRGALKIRQPDAKEGLRVNIDTILLAHFVSPKKDEKILELGCAHGAISLILAKRGFAVKGIDIQPHLIELAKENAAFNGVSAEFEAADLKEYKKIAAPQSFDRVVVNPPYFEAASSSRVSPSSAVASARQGTDCSLEDVVSASRYLLKNRGRLNIIMAAQRSAELFELLENSNISVKKVRFVYPKPRSEASVVLIEAVRAAKKGTSVLPPLFVLDADGKETEEMLENYSL
- the smc gene encoding chromosome segregation protein SMC; translation: MYIGRLQLRGFKSFGGAHDLILPPGLTAIVGPNGSGKSNLLDALRWSLGDSSAARLRITRQSDLLFQGSASLGKAKEGEVVLQFRDEDGTSIVKRRVTAPDGATSLFIDGAKCNLSDLEEMKTRWKLDGDRFAFIGQGEVAEAIQERPAERRKRLEALFGTEIYRKKRMNAADRLVTVKEEYDQIRNLMSELETRREEIKPEVDKARKLKEIMDSIEDDRRMLYWMRRASSEAELAGIADANSQAERIKAELNAWIERWKNLCAAKEKQLEEIARSQKEQTWELEQCRNRFESLTKSGVASASSLRSAKGRLVQAKEDLEKAKQHLDELLADQEKNQKENQKASAALQKSQKALEAVEKKWTEFNAKLEEQKSEREELNNERGNLEAELEKLKAKLNFLGREVLEFKNKKSEEKDQRKDIDKEIRKNEAQRDALLEEQEELVKKHGVLYARVQQLASDLQQARRTASQARSKLNEVMDALQGDIYPRPVQFLLSAAKLNRLNAVPRAVIDVFSCENSLSTAFEAFLGAKQFHLLVENIEEAGRCIDKLKQNNGGRVTCLPLERCKPRFPNMDFAMPVRGVVGWAMDLIQVEDHWLPAIQHIMGDLLVVEDFDTGKQLVREGFRGPVVSLEGDVFQPGGTVSGGKRTDSGRAIKLKAQLSVLEKEAADASRMSEELGREYKKQEAEEMKVSEQNEEYTRKIREFDGKIALLADRRESYAKEQKRMEGEKARILESIKSEGQHWQEILTAMEEVERRWDEQGEVDDDRKLIEEREKLRSEVAVAAERASARFALIERINNEIRSEEGKIGTLDEELSELDYRCLQDKAALSQIGKECLNIHNRRQELLAEINRRVGGYSKLEENHKYCTVRIQNAELRMRAAMDKYASVEAKREALQKEIEEMISSWEEKYPYPGSEVLPDDVNLEELRRKIRDGDRKIKQYGDVNMGVLSEDDNLQQRLGFMGEHMSDVKKSADELNRLITEADNKAQQIFTDALQQVDDKFCSIFRTLFGGGEAHLEMTDAPTIWETGVDVIARPPGKHPLGIAQLSGGEKSLAAIALLFASMEVANCPMAVLDEVDAALDEVNLRRLSNLVKEYAQRRQILCMTHRRITMERADVLYGVTLQEPGLSQVVGVRMEDWA